In a genomic window of Micromonospora cremea:
- a CDS encoding alpha/beta hydrolase family protein, which produces MPADPRAVLTRPAPEPDRTVAYGDHPDQVADLRQPAGAGPARPLVVVVHGGFWRAEYDRRHTGPLAAALASAGHPVAQLEYRRTGQPGGGWPGTMTDVLTGVAELPALAAEALPGRVTRAAPILIGHSAGGHLALYAAATAPATVGGVLALAPVADLAEAYRQDLDSGAVAALLGGGPAQVPDRYAATDPRSLVPTRTRTVVMHGSADQQVPVTMSRDFVATARAAGSDISLVELPGCEHFGLIDPESPTWPQVLVMLRSLHDDH; this is translated from the coding sequence ATGCCTGCCGACCCGCGCGCCGTGCTGACCCGGCCCGCCCCGGAGCCCGATCGGACCGTGGCGTACGGCGACCACCCCGACCAGGTGGCCGACCTACGGCAGCCGGCCGGCGCCGGCCCGGCGCGACCGCTGGTCGTGGTGGTGCACGGCGGCTTCTGGCGGGCCGAGTACGACCGGCGCCACACCGGGCCGCTGGCGGCCGCGCTCGCCTCCGCCGGCCACCCGGTCGCGCAGCTGGAGTACCGGCGCACCGGGCAGCCGGGCGGCGGCTGGCCGGGCACCATGACCGACGTGCTGACCGGGGTCGCCGAGCTGCCCGCGCTGGCCGCCGAGGCGCTGCCCGGCCGCGTGACCCGGGCCGCCCCGATCCTGATCGGTCACTCCGCCGGGGGCCACCTGGCGCTGTACGCGGCGGCCACCGCACCCGCGACGGTGGGCGGCGTGCTCGCCCTGGCACCGGTGGCCGACCTGGCCGAGGCGTACCGGCAGGATCTGGACTCGGGCGCGGTGGCCGCGCTGCTCGGCGGCGGCCCGGCGCAGGTGCCGGACCGGTACGCGGCGACCGATCCACGGTCGTTGGTACCGACTCGGACACGGACAGTAGTGATGCATGGCTCGGCGGACCAGCAGGTGCCGGTGACGATGAGCCGGGACTTCGTCGCAACGGCACGTGCCGCAGGATCCGATATCTCCCTTGTCGAGCTGCCCGGATGCGAGCATTTCGGGCTGATCGACCCGGAGTCCCCGACCTGGCCCCAGGTCCTCGTTATGTTGCGGTCCCTGCACGATGATCACTAG
- a CDS encoding ABC transporter substrate-binding protein produces the protein MSQMNRRRALQLLAALGTTGFAAACGSDTDDQSTADRGPIKIGLITPQAGGFKSIGDDITNGFQLFLDLHGQRLGGHPVELLTADEGETAKTGKAAVDDLLKQGVLALTGVVNSAVMVGIRDTVEQARVPLIGSNASPSSLQSVFYIWRTSYVLDEAGRALGRYLRDQLPSNGRIAIIMPENVGSPDVVRGFRQEFGASDPRIGDPVTNTNPTPNPGKNTYVADIRRALTKKPTAVVCFYAGTAAVEFIKQLRDQFSGPVYAPGFLTEGAVLESMDKDALGIQTALNYSADLNNTSNRVFASAYRKKYQVTPTTYAMASYDAAQVLDQAIQLTGGSPTPQQVNLALGKIGQIDSPRGIWQFNQPRTPQQKWYLREVQRDGQVMSNVLINELATLG, from the coding sequence GTGTCGCAGATGAATCGCAGGCGGGCGCTCCAGCTGTTGGCCGCGCTCGGTACGACCGGATTCGCCGCCGCGTGCGGCTCCGACACCGACGACCAGTCGACCGCCGACCGGGGCCCAATCAAGATCGGTCTGATCACGCCGCAGGCCGGCGGCTTCAAGAGCATCGGTGACGACATCACCAACGGCTTCCAGCTCTTCCTCGACCTGCACGGCCAGCGGCTGGGCGGGCACCCGGTGGAGCTGCTGACCGCCGACGAGGGTGAGACCGCCAAGACCGGCAAGGCCGCCGTCGACGACCTGCTCAAGCAGGGCGTGCTGGCGCTCACCGGCGTGGTCAACTCGGCGGTGATGGTCGGCATCCGGGACACCGTCGAGCAGGCCCGCGTCCCGCTGATCGGCTCCAACGCCTCGCCGAGCAGCCTGCAGAGCGTCTTCTACATCTGGCGGACGTCCTACGTGCTGGACGAGGCCGGCCGTGCGCTGGGCCGCTACCTGCGCGACCAGCTGCCGTCGAACGGCCGCATCGCGATCATCATGCCGGAGAACGTCGGCAGCCCGGACGTGGTGCGGGGCTTCCGGCAGGAGTTCGGCGCCAGCGACCCGCGGATCGGCGACCCGGTGACCAACACCAACCCCACCCCCAACCCCGGGAAGAACACGTACGTCGCGGACATCCGCAGGGCGCTGACCAAGAAGCCGACGGCGGTCGTCTGCTTCTACGCCGGCACGGCGGCGGTGGAGTTCATCAAGCAGCTGCGTGACCAGTTCTCCGGGCCGGTGTACGCACCCGGCTTCCTCACCGAGGGCGCCGTGCTGGAGAGCATGGACAAGGACGCGCTCGGCATCCAGACCGCGCTGAACTACTCGGCCGACCTGAACAACACGTCCAACCGGGTCTTCGCCTCGGCCTACCGCAAGAAGTATCAGGTCACGCCGACCACCTACGCGATGGCGTCGTATGACGCGGCGCAGGTGCTCGACCAGGCGATCCAGCTGACCGGCGGATCACCCACCCCCCAGCAGGTCAACCTGGCGCTGGGCAAGATCGGCCAGATCGACAGCCCGCGCGGCATCTGGCAGTTCAACCAGCCGCGCACCCCGCAGCAGAAGTGGTACCTGCGCGAGGTACAGCGCGACGGTCAGGTCATGTCGAACGTGCTGATCAACGAGCTGGCCACGCTGGGCTGA
- the ddaH gene encoding dimethylargininase, whose amino-acid sequence MVNVNQQRVPRKRTYLMCSPEHFAVEYAINPWMDVTTPVDRELAVKQWDRLRDTLVGLGHEVHLLTPERGLPDMVYAANGAFVVDGSVYGARFKHEQRAAEAALHHAFYESQAWRFIAPSETNEGEGDFAYVPEAHGGLILAGHGFRTEIPAHAEAQEALGRPVVSLRLIDPRFYHLDVALASIDDSNIVYFPGAFSAASQRVLTQLFPDAVIADDEDAMAFGLNLVSDGANVVLNSEATRLAGKLKAAGYTPVPVDLAELKKGGGSVKCCIAELRH is encoded by the coding sequence TTGGTGAACGTGAACCAGCAGCGAGTCCCGCGAAAGCGGACATATCTCATGTGCTCGCCCGAGCACTTCGCGGTGGAGTACGCGATCAATCCGTGGATGGACGTGACCACCCCGGTCGACCGGGAACTGGCCGTCAAGCAGTGGGACCGGCTGCGCGACACGCTGGTCGGCCTCGGCCACGAGGTGCATCTGCTCACCCCCGAGCGTGGCCTGCCCGACATGGTGTACGCCGCCAACGGCGCCTTCGTGGTGGACGGCAGCGTCTACGGCGCGCGGTTCAAGCATGAGCAGCGGGCCGCCGAGGCCGCCCTGCACCATGCCTTCTACGAGTCGCAGGCCTGGCGGTTCATCGCCCCGAGCGAGACCAACGAGGGCGAGGGTGACTTCGCGTACGTGCCGGAGGCGCACGGCGGGCTCATCCTGGCCGGGCACGGCTTCCGCACCGAGATCCCGGCGCACGCCGAGGCGCAGGAGGCGCTGGGCCGGCCGGTGGTGTCGCTGCGCCTGATCGACCCCCGCTTCTACCACCTGGACGTGGCGCTCGCCTCCATCGACGACTCGAACATCGTCTACTTCCCCGGCGCCTTCTCCGCGGCCAGCCAGCGGGTGCTCACCCAGCTCTTCCCGGACGCGGTGATCGCCGACGACGAGGACGCGATGGCCTTCGGGCTCAACCTGGTCAGCGACGGCGCGAACGTGGTGCTCAACAGTGAGGCCACCCGGTTGGCCGGCAAGCTCAAGGCCGCCGGCTATACCCCGGTCCCGGTCGATTTGGCCGAGCTGAAGAAGGGCGGCGGCAGCGTGAAGTGCTGCATCGCCGAACTCCGGCACTGA
- a CDS encoding Lrp/AsnC family transcriptional regulator, producing MQIDAVDQRIIALLVADARASYADIGTRVSLSAPAVKRRVDRLRATGVIRGFTAVVDPAAVGWTTEAFVELFCAGRTTPAQIGVAARRHPEVVGAYTVSGEADALVHLRAADIAHLEAALERLRAESFVTSTRSTIVLSRLVESPGVGPSTR from the coding sequence TTGCAGATAGACGCGGTAGACCAGCGGATCATTGCGTTGCTCGTCGCCGACGCCCGCGCGTCGTACGCCGACATCGGCACCCGGGTGTCACTCTCCGCCCCGGCGGTCAAGCGCCGGGTCGACAGATTGCGCGCCACCGGCGTGATCAGGGGATTCACGGCGGTGGTTGATCCGGCGGCCGTCGGCTGGACCACCGAGGCGTTCGTCGAGCTGTTCTGTGCCGGCCGAACCACCCCGGCACAGATCGGTGTGGCGGCCCGCCGGCACCCGGAAGTGGTCGGCGCGTACACCGTCTCCGGCGAGGCGGACGCACTGGTGCACCTGCGCGCCGCCGACATCGCCCACCTGGAGGCGGCGCTGGAGCGGCTACGCGCCGAGTCCTTCGTGACCTCCACCCGCAGCACCATCGTGCTCTCCCGGCTGGTCGAATCCCCCGGCGTCGGCCCCTCCACCCGCTGA
- a CDS encoding zinc-binding dehydrogenase, whose protein sequence is MRAVWLREFGGPEVLVPSPAPDPTPGPGQVLIDVAYANITFVETQQRSGRPGPFRVTPPLIPGNGVGGVIAAVGPDVDPGLTGRRVVSATGGSGGYAERAAVEASAPIEVPAGLALDAAVALLADGRTATMLIEAVGVRPGDRVLVEAAAGGVGSLLVQLAAQAGARVIGVAGGPRKVDLLPGLGADLAVDYRAPGWADRIRDAVGGIDVVLDGVGGPVAQTAFELLAPGGRMVSFGLASGQWSPVSAEAATARQVTLVRPDVPPARLRAYTGRALAEAAAGRLRPLIGQRFPLERAADAHAAIEARSTVGKTLLDVS, encoded by the coding sequence ATGCGGGCGGTCTGGTTACGTGAATTCGGCGGGCCCGAGGTGCTCGTGCCCAGCCCGGCACCCGACCCGACGCCCGGCCCCGGCCAGGTGCTGATCGACGTCGCGTACGCGAACATCACCTTCGTCGAGACGCAGCAGCGCTCCGGTCGCCCCGGGCCGTTCCGGGTCACCCCACCGCTGATTCCCGGCAACGGCGTCGGCGGGGTGATCGCCGCCGTCGGGCCGGACGTCGACCCCGGGCTGACCGGGCGGCGAGTGGTCAGCGCCACGGGCGGCTCCGGCGGATACGCCGAACGAGCGGCGGTGGAGGCGTCCGCGCCGATCGAGGTCCCGGCCGGGCTGGCGCTGGACGCGGCGGTCGCGCTGCTGGCCGACGGACGTACCGCCACGATGCTGATCGAGGCGGTCGGCGTCCGCCCTGGAGACCGGGTGCTGGTGGAGGCCGCGGCGGGCGGGGTGGGCAGCCTGCTCGTGCAGCTCGCGGCCCAGGCCGGTGCGCGGGTGATCGGCGTGGCCGGCGGGCCACGCAAGGTGGACCTGCTGCCCGGACTGGGTGCCGATCTGGCGGTCGACTACCGCGCGCCGGGCTGGGCCGACCGGATCCGGGACGCGGTGGGTGGGATCGACGTGGTGCTCGACGGTGTCGGCGGGCCGGTCGCCCAGACGGCGTTCGAGCTGCTGGCCCCGGGTGGCCGCATGGTCAGCTTCGGGCTGGCCAGCGGCCAGTGGTCACCGGTGTCCGCGGAGGCCGCCACCGCACGGCAGGTCACGCTGGTCCGGCCGGACGTGCCGCCCGCGCGGCTGCGGGCGTACACCGGTCGGGCGCTGGCGGAGGCGGCGGCCGGCCGGCTGCGGCCACTGATCGGGCAGCGTTTCCCGCTGGAGCGGGCCGCCGACGCGCACGCCGCCATCGAGGCCCGCTCGACGGTCGGCAAGACCCTGCTGGACGTCTCCTGA
- a CDS encoding T3SS (YopN, CesT) and YbjN peptide-binding chaperone 1: MTADHPSAPNNELPGGTAEPAESILLDEPSTTDLRAKVTEAWREFARALAVRLRELPAGAHLELTLDPTASGTGDAVYSISVDVAGDGGLSARAVGNAALPAGYRLDRAAVADMVALGWSPPGVVAGSGGSFGLDGTTAEATRIAALLSRTLRDVYGAPHPAFLVYLVHDAEGEPLTVEALGTARSEFGPDADVEADLEEALAEAAAAQVERDDVLDLAERVRTVVSTMLKSDTDRLQIDSDGDITIRAGSAMVFVRVRDNPPLVDVFSPVLTEVEPTERLYVKLSELTNRMPIGRLYCADDTVWASIPVFGRNFQATHLMLAVQVMTGLADELDDRLHGEFGGKRFFGEGDKPVRRDESEHRTGMYL; the protein is encoded by the coding sequence ATGACGGCTGACCACCCCTCGGCGCCGAACAATGAGCTGCCCGGCGGTACGGCCGAGCCGGCGGAATCGATCCTGCTCGACGAGCCGAGCACCACGGATCTGCGGGCCAAGGTGACGGAGGCGTGGCGGGAGTTCGCCCGCGCGCTCGCCGTCCGGCTGCGGGAGCTTCCCGCCGGCGCGCACCTCGAGCTGACCCTGGACCCCACCGCCTCCGGGACCGGGGACGCCGTCTATTCGATCAGCGTCGACGTGGCCGGCGACGGCGGGCTCTCCGCCCGGGCGGTCGGTAACGCCGCCCTGCCGGCGGGCTACCGGCTGGATCGCGCCGCCGTGGCGGACATGGTCGCGCTCGGTTGGTCCCCGCCCGGGGTGGTGGCCGGCTCCGGCGGCTCCTTCGGCTTGGACGGCACGACGGCGGAGGCGACCCGGATCGCGGCGCTGCTCTCCCGGACGCTGCGCGACGTCTACGGCGCCCCGCACCCGGCGTTCCTCGTCTACCTGGTGCACGACGCCGAGGGCGAGCCGTTGACCGTGGAGGCGCTGGGCACCGCGCGCAGCGAGTTCGGTCCGGACGCCGACGTCGAGGCCGACCTGGAGGAGGCACTGGCCGAGGCGGCCGCCGCGCAGGTCGAGCGGGACGACGTGCTCGACCTGGCGGAGCGGGTCCGCACCGTGGTCTCCACCATGCTGAAGTCCGACACCGACCGGTTGCAGATCGACTCGGATGGCGACATCACCATCCGCGCCGGTTCGGCGATGGTCTTCGTCCGGGTGCGGGACAACCCGCCTCTGGTGGACGTCTTCTCTCCGGTGCTCACCGAGGTGGAGCCGACCGAGCGGCTCTACGTCAAGCTCTCCGAGCTGACCAATCGGATGCCGATCGGCCGCCTCTACTGCGCCGACGACACGGTCTGGGCGTCCATCCCGGTCTTCGGCCGCAACTTCCAGGCCACCCACCTCATGCTGGCCGTGCAGGTGATGACGGGGCTCGCCGACGAGCTGGACGACCGGCTGCACGGCGAGTTCGGCGGCAAGCGGTTCTTTGGCGAGGGCGACAAGCCGGTCCGCCGCGACGAGTCCGAGCACCGCACCGGCATGTACCTCTGA
- a CDS encoding DUF6457 domain-containing protein: protein MTVMDDWVTAACAELDLGPAQVPVPVVLDLARDVAHQVLRPGAPVSAYLLGLAVGRGADPADAAARLSALAATWPVELGADPADPSAV, encoded by the coding sequence ATGACGGTGATGGACGACTGGGTGACGGCGGCCTGTGCCGAGCTGGACCTGGGCCCGGCCCAGGTGCCCGTGCCGGTGGTGCTGGACCTGGCCCGCGACGTCGCCCACCAGGTGTTGCGACCGGGTGCGCCGGTCTCCGCGTACCTGCTGGGGCTGGCGGTGGGCCGGGGCGCCGACCCGGCGGACGCCGCCGCCCGGCTCAGCGCTCTCGCGGCCACGTGGCCGGTCGAGTTGGGTGCCGATCCCGCCGATCCGTCGGCGGTCTGA
- the mobA gene encoding molybdenum cofactor guanylyltransferase, giving the protein MGTYAAVVLAGGAARRMGGVDKPALPVGGRSMRDRVLAAVADAAPRVLVGPAGVVPPGVRVTREDPPGGGPVTAAAAGLALLDPATNLVALLAADLPLLTRAAIDELLSHLAPLRHTGPAASASGSSDVGPERLPDGACFVDADGRRQSLCGVWRVAALRAGLDRLTAERGGSLAGAPVRALLAGLVVREVPWSGDGPPPWFDCDTDEDVRRAEEWAR; this is encoded by the coding sequence ATGGGGACGTACGCCGCGGTGGTGCTCGCCGGTGGGGCCGCCCGACGGATGGGCGGCGTGGACAAGCCGGCGCTCCCGGTCGGCGGCCGGTCGATGCGCGACCGGGTGCTGGCCGCCGTCGCCGATGCCGCGCCGCGGGTGCTGGTCGGTCCGGCAGGTGTAGTTCCGCCCGGCGTACGGGTGACCCGCGAGGATCCGCCCGGCGGGGGACCGGTCACCGCGGCGGCGGCCGGGCTGGCGCTGCTCGACCCGGCGACGAACCTGGTCGCGCTGCTCGCCGCCGACCTGCCGCTGCTCACCCGCGCCGCGATCGACGAGCTGCTGAGCCATCTGGCCCCGCTCCGCCACACCGGACCGGCCGCCTCGGCGAGCGGCTCCAGCGACGTCGGGCCGGAGCGGCTACCCGACGGGGCGTGCTTCGTCGACGCGGATGGGCGGCGGCAGTCGCTCTGCGGGGTGTGGCGGGTTGCCGCGCTGCGTGCCGGGCTGGACCGGCTGACGGCCGAGCGGGGCGGCAGCCTCGCCGGGGCTCCGGTCCGGGCGCTGCTGGCCGGCCTCGTCGTGCGCGAGGTGCCCTGGTCCGGTGACGGCCCGCCGCCCTGGTTCGACTGCGACACTGACGAGGACGTACGCCGGGCGGAGGAGTGGGCGCGATGA
- the fdhD gene encoding formate dehydrogenase accessory sulfurtransferase FdhD, with translation MGRATDRRGVLRIDLDAAADGRGPVRRPDSLAVEEPLEIRVGPAGPGRRRPLAVTMRTPGDDLDLAIGFLLTEGLIRSTDDVQTAQLCAGAETPNTYNVVDVVLAPGVPEPTTDPSRNFYTTSSCGVCGKASIDAVRTRSLFPVAADPLTVPAALLAELPDRLRAGQRGFDRTGGLHAAGLFTPTGELVVLREDVGRHNAVDKVIGWAVRERRLPLAGHLLLVSGRASFELTQKAWMAGVPLLAAVSAPSTLAAELADEAGMTLVGFLRGNTMNVYARPERVTI, from the coding sequence ATGGGACGGGCGACTGACCGACGGGGCGTACTCCGGATCGACCTGGACGCGGCGGCCGACGGGCGCGGGCCCGTGCGCCGTCCGGACAGCCTGGCGGTGGAGGAGCCGCTGGAGATCCGGGTGGGCCCGGCCGGGCCGGGCCGGCGGCGGCCGCTCGCGGTCACCATGCGCACCCCCGGGGACGATTTGGACCTGGCCATCGGTTTCCTACTGACCGAGGGGCTGATCCGGTCGACCGACGACGTGCAGACCGCGCAGCTCTGCGCCGGCGCGGAGACGCCGAACACGTACAACGTGGTGGACGTGGTGCTCGCCCCCGGGGTGCCGGAGCCCACCACCGACCCGTCCCGGAACTTCTACACGACCAGCTCCTGCGGGGTCTGCGGCAAGGCCAGCATCGACGCGGTCCGCACCCGTTCGCTGTTCCCGGTGGCGGCGGACCCGCTCACCGTGCCGGCCGCCCTGCTCGCCGAGCTGCCGGACCGGCTGCGCGCCGGCCAGCGCGGCTTCGACCGGACCGGTGGGCTCCACGCTGCGGGGCTGTTCACGCCCACCGGGGAGCTGGTGGTGCTCCGGGAGGACGTGGGCCGACACAACGCCGTGGACAAGGTGATCGGCTGGGCGGTGCGGGAACGGCGGCTGCCGCTGGCCGGGCACCTGCTGCTGGTCTCCGGCCGGGCCAGCTTCGAACTGACCCAGAAGGCGTGGATGGCCGGAGTGCCACTGCTGGCCGCGGTCTCCGCGCCGAGCACCCTCGCCGCCGAGCTGGCCGACGAGGCGGGGATGACGCTGGTCGGCTTCCTGCGCGGTAACACGATGAACGTCTACGCCCGTCCCGAACGGGTCACCATCTGA
- a CDS encoding GAP family protein, whose translation MSVGLLFSLAGLALVDSTSIGTLFIPVWLLLAPGTVNARRILVYLGTIAVFYFAVGLLLAVGGSRLAEVLGGAIDNRPVLWAQLVLGIGLFALSFRYDGKRRPRGGGVLRWRDRVTAGDSSARWLVGLALLAALAEVATMLPYLGAVGLLTTSELGVAEIVGLLAGYCLVMVLPAALLLGARMAWPSLVEPVLVRLNAWIVRHSGGMLGWILGIAGFLLARDAAIRLGLLD comes from the coding sequence ATGAGCGTCGGACTGCTGTTTTCGCTCGCGGGCCTGGCCCTAGTCGACAGCACCAGCATCGGCACCCTCTTCATCCCGGTCTGGTTGCTGCTCGCGCCCGGGACGGTCAACGCCCGACGGATCCTCGTCTACCTCGGCACGATCGCCGTTTTCTACTTCGCCGTGGGGCTGTTGCTCGCCGTGGGCGGCAGCCGGCTGGCCGAGGTACTCGGCGGGGCGATTGACAACCGGCCGGTGCTCTGGGCGCAGCTCGTCCTCGGGATCGGGCTGTTCGCGCTCAGCTTCCGCTACGACGGCAAACGACGCCCGCGCGGCGGCGGTGTGCTGCGCTGGCGGGACCGGGTCACCGCCGGCGACTCCTCGGCGCGATGGCTGGTGGGGCTGGCGCTACTCGCCGCGCTCGCGGAGGTGGCGACGATGCTGCCGTACCTCGGCGCGGTCGGCCTGCTGACCACCTCCGAGCTCGGCGTGGCGGAGATCGTGGGGCTGCTCGCCGGCTACTGCCTGGTCATGGTGCTGCCGGCGGCGCTGCTGCTGGGGGCTCGGATGGCGTGGCCGAGTCTGGTCGAGCCGGTGCTGGTCCGGCTCAACGCCTGGATCGTGCGGCACTCCGGCGGCATGCTCGGCTGGATCCTCGGCATCGCCGGCTTCCTGCTGGCCCGTGACGCCGCGATCCGGCTGGGGCTGCTCGACTGA
- a CDS encoding fructosamine kinase family protein — translation MDLAYLRAHPAHLPTFLTHQRIRETPVAGGDICAAARLTLDDGHSVFAKSWPERAGRPVPEGFFAAEAAGLRWLRESGAVAVPEVIVALPDLLALDWVEPGEPTPEAAERFGRELADLHRAGAPAFGATWPGFIGALGQDNTTDDGPWSTWFAERRLDPYLRRSVDGGALSSDDAALVEQVIGRAGEFGADEPPARIHGDLWPGNVLWGADDRAWLVDPAAHGGHRETDLAQLALFGGIPHLDRVLAAYRESWPLPDGWRDRVPLHQLHLLLVHTALFGAGYRDAVVQNARAALGRPERATVDR, via the coding sequence ATGGACCTGGCGTATCTGCGCGCGCACCCGGCACACCTGCCGACGTTTCTGACCCACCAGCGGATCAGGGAGACGCCGGTCGCCGGTGGGGACATCTGCGCCGCCGCCCGACTCACCCTGGACGACGGCCACTCGGTCTTCGCCAAGTCCTGGCCCGAGCGGGCCGGCCGGCCGGTGCCGGAGGGCTTCTTCGCCGCCGAGGCGGCCGGGTTGCGCTGGCTGCGGGAGTCCGGTGCGGTCGCCGTACCCGAGGTGATCGTGGCGTTGCCCGACCTGCTGGCGCTCGACTGGGTGGAGCCCGGCGAGCCGACGCCGGAGGCGGCCGAGCGCTTCGGCCGGGAGTTGGCCGACCTCCACCGGGCCGGCGCACCGGCCTTCGGTGCGACCTGGCCCGGTTTCATCGGAGCGCTCGGGCAGGACAACACCACCGACGACGGCCCCTGGTCGACGTGGTTCGCCGAGCGGCGACTCGATCCCTACCTGCGGCGCTCGGTCGACGGCGGCGCGCTGAGCAGCGACGACGCCGCGCTAGTCGAGCAGGTGATCGGCCGCGCCGGCGAGTTCGGCGCCGATGAGCCGCCGGCCCGCATCCACGGCGACCTGTGGCCGGGCAACGTGCTGTGGGGCGCCGACGACCGGGCCTGGCTGGTCGACCCGGCGGCGCACGGCGGGCACCGGGAGACGGATCTCGCCCAGCTGGCGCTCTTCGGCGGCATCCCGCACCTGGACCGGGTCCTGGCCGCCTATCGGGAGAGCTGGCCGCTCCCCGACGGCTGGCGCGACCGGGTGCCGCTGCACCAACTGCACCTGCTGCTGGTGCACACCGCGCTGTTCGGCGCCGGATACCGAGATGCGGTCGTCCAGAACGCCCGCGCCGCCCTGGGCCGGCCCGAGCGCGCTACGGTCGACAGGTGA
- the moaA gene encoding GTP 3',8-cyclase MoaA, with protein sequence MSVAPRTDGVLVDRFGRIARDLRVSLTDKCNLRCTYCMPAEGLPWLAGPELLTDAEIVRLVRVAVERLGVTEVRFTGGEPLIRPGLVGIVAAVAALEPRPRISLTTNGIGLDRLAPALRTAGLDRVNVSLDTLDPDRFTQLTRRPRLDAVLAGLAGAADAGLNPVKINSVLMRGVNEDEAPALLRFAVDHDYQLRIIEQMPLDAQHGWNRSTMVTAEEILASLRTRFDLSPDPAERGAAPAETWLVDGGPARVGVIASVTRPFCGDCDRTRLTADGQVRACLFATEESDLRAALRAGADDDDLARRWRTAMWGKRAGHGIDDPTFLQPTRPMSAIGG encoded by the coding sequence GTGAGTGTCGCCCCGCGGACCGACGGCGTCCTCGTCGACCGGTTCGGCCGGATCGCCCGGGACCTACGTGTGTCCCTCACCGACAAGTGCAACCTGCGGTGCACCTACTGCATGCCGGCCGAGGGGCTGCCCTGGCTGGCCGGTCCCGAGCTGCTCACCGACGCGGAGATCGTCCGGTTGGTCCGGGTGGCCGTCGAGCGACTCGGCGTGACCGAGGTGCGGTTCACCGGCGGCGAGCCACTCATCCGCCCCGGGCTGGTCGGCATCGTGGCCGCGGTCGCCGCGCTGGAGCCCCGCCCACGGATCTCGCTCACCACCAACGGCATCGGCCTGGACCGGCTCGCCCCGGCGCTGCGCACGGCCGGCCTCGACCGGGTGAACGTCTCGCTGGACACCCTGGACCCTGACCGTTTCACCCAGCTCACCCGCCGCCCCCGGCTGGACGCGGTGCTCGCCGGGCTCGCCGGCGCCGCCGACGCCGGGCTCAACCCCGTGAAGATCAATTCAGTGCTGATGCGCGGCGTCAACGAGGACGAGGCGCCGGCCCTGCTGCGCTTCGCCGTCGACCACGACTACCAGCTGCGGATCATCGAGCAGATGCCACTGGACGCCCAGCACGGCTGGAACCGCAGCACGATGGTCACCGCCGAGGAGATCCTCGCCTCCCTGCGTACCCGCTTCGACCTCAGCCCCGACCCGGCCGAACGCGGCGCGGCGCCGGCGGAGACCTGGCTGGTCGACGGCGGCCCCGCCCGGGTCGGCGTGATCGCCAGCGTCACCCGCCCCTTCTGCGGCGACTGCGACCGCACCCGGCTGACCGCCGACGGCCAGGTCCGCGCCTGCCTCTTCGCCACCGAGGAGTCCGACCTGCGCGCCGCGCTACGCGCCGGCGCCGACGACGACGACCTGGCCCGGCGCTGGCGCACCGCGATGTGGGGCAAGCGCGCCGGGCACGGCATCGACGACCCCACCTTCCTCCAGCCGACCCGGCCGATGTCCGCGATCGGAGGCTGA
- a CDS encoding MoaD/ThiS family protein, translated as MDPTPLTIRYFAGARAAAGRSEEVTAAGRSLDDLTVELAQRHGDRMAAVLRVASFLVDGVTCHDRQAPLPSGATIDVLPPFAGG; from the coding sequence GTGGACCCGACGCCGCTCACCATCCGCTACTTCGCCGGCGCGCGCGCCGCCGCCGGCCGCTCCGAAGAGGTCACCGCCGCCGGCCGATCGCTCGACGACCTCACCGTCGAGCTGGCCCAACGGCACGGCGACCGAATGGCCGCAGTGCTGCGAGTGGCGAGTTTCCTCGTGGACGGCGTCACCTGTCATGATCGTCAAGCACCCCTGCCAAGTGGGGCCACGATCGACGTCCTGCCCCCGTTCGCGGGCGGCTGA